Proteins encoded by one window of Lathyrus oleraceus cultivar Zhongwan6 chromosome 1, CAAS_Psat_ZW6_1.0, whole genome shotgun sequence:
- the LOC127078263 gene encoding pentatricopeptide repeat-containing protein At1g61870, mitochondrial has product MASRLRHAFRHYSTILSPNSSTPLTSKEKTRSALRLLKSETNPETILEICRAASLTPESHLDRLALSRAASKLTAAKHFDALRQFIDELLQTRSDLRNERFVSHAIVLYGQANMINQALGTFKFMRENLNIVPTVKSLNALILASLIAKNHKEVTRIYLEFPKIYSIQPNVDTYNLVIKSFAESGSTSSVFSILDEMDKNSVKPNATTINNSIGGFYNEKKFEEVGKLLNLMEERYKLYPGLSTYNVRIQSLCKLKRSSEAKALFQGMITRGRKPNSVSYSHLINGFCREGDLEEAKRLFADMKKRGFRVDGECYFTMVYFLCESGEFESALEIAKECIGKGWVPNFTTMKKLVNGLVGVSKVDDAKEIIKEIKEKFAENSDQWSEIEEGLPQE; this is encoded by the coding sequence ATGGCGTCTCGTCTCCGCCACGCCTTCCGCCACTACTCCACAATCCTCTCTCCAAACTCCTCAACCCCCCTAACCTCAAAGGAAAAAACAAGATCCGCCCTCCGTCTCCTCAAATCCGAAACCAATCCCGAAACAATCCTCGAAATCTGCCGCGCCGCATCTCTAACTCCTGAATCTCACCTCGACCGCCTCGCTCTCTCCCGCGCCGCATCCAAACTCACCGCCGCAAAACACTTCGACGCACTCCGTCAATTCATCGACGAGCTTCTCCAAACTCGCTCCGACCTTCGCAACGAACGCTTTGTCTCTCATGCTATCGTTCTCTATGGTCAAGCCAACATGATTAACCAAGCTCTCGGCACTTTCAAGTTCATGCGTGAGAATCTCAACATTGTTCCGACGGTGAAATCGCTCAATGCGTTGATTCTTGCTTCGCTCATTGCTAAGAATCACAAAGAGGTAACGCGAATTTACCTTGAGTTTCCTAAAATTTATTCCATTCAACCTAATGTTGATACGTATAATTTGGTCATTAAGTCTTTTGCTGAATCTGGTTCGACTAGTTCTGTTTTCTCGATTTTAGATGAAATGGATAAAAATTCTGTTAAACCTAATGCAACTACGATTAATAATTCGATTGGTGGGTTTTATAATGAGAAGAAGTTTGAGGAAGTTGGAAAGTTGTTGAATTTGATGGAGGAAAGGTATAAGCTGTATCCGGGTCTTAGTACATATAATGTTAGGATTCAGAGTTTGTGTAAGTTGAAGAGATCTTCTGAGGCGAAGGCTTTGTTTCAAGGGATGATTACGAGAGGGAGGAAGCCAAATTCGGTTAGTTATTCTCATTTGATTAATGGGTTTTGTAGGGAAGGGGACCTTGAAGAGGCGAAGAGGCTGTTTGCTGATATGAAGAAAAGAGGTTTTAGGGTTGATGGTGAATGTTATTTTACGATGGTTTATTTTCTGTGCGAGAGTGGGGAATTTGAGTCTGCTTTGGAGATTGCTAAGGAGTGTATTGGTAAAGGTTGGGTTCCGAATTTTACTACAATGAAAAAGCTTGTGAATGGGCTTGTTGGTGTTTCAAAGGTTGATGATGCTAAAGAGATTATTAAGGAAATCAAGGAGAAGTTTGCTGAAAACAGTGACCAGTGGAGTGAAATTGAAGAGGGGTTGCCTCAGGAATGA